One genomic region from Lynx canadensis isolate LIC74 chromosome E1, mLynCan4.pri.v2, whole genome shotgun sequence encodes:
- the GNGT2 gene encoding guanine nucleotide-binding protein G(I)/G(S)/G(O) subunit gamma-T2 isoform X2 codes for MTREGLRLDNRKELALRSTRCKVQISRWISGSIGGQSSELVSRGVPGGRMAQELSEKDLLKMNVEQLKKEVKNTRVPISKTGKEIKDFVEAEAGNDPLLKGVPEDKNPFKEKGGCVIS; via the exons ATGACGCGGGAGGGACTCCGATTAGACAACAGGAAGGAGTTGGCTTTGAGAAGCACCAGGTGTAAGGTCCAGATTAGCCGGTGGATTTCAGGAAGCATCGGCGGACAGAGCAGCGAGCTGGTCTCAAGAG GTGTCCCGGGGGGCAGGATGGCCCAGGAGCTCAGCGAGAAGGACCTGTTGAAGATGAACGTTGAACAGCTCAAGAAGGAAGTGAAGAACACAAGAGTTCCG ATTTCCAAGACGGGAAAGGAAATCAAGGATTTTGTGGAGGCTGAAGCAGGAAATGACCCCCTTCTCAAAGGCGTCCCCGAGGACAAGAATCCCTTCAAGGAGAAAGGCGGTTGTGTGATAAGCTGA
- the PHOSPHO1 gene encoding phosphoethanolamine/phosphocholine phosphatase isoform X1, which yields MSGCFPVAGLRCLSRVCRSLAREAPTSPGPTASLGAHFLRTLAETPPADVFLPGNWSWMCQRLWPWPANQPLPGRLAPRPLSLAPSSSSSCSSPPCSQDGRMAAQGAPRFLLTFDFDETIVDENSDDSIVRAAPGQRLPESLRATYREGFYNEYMQRVFQYLGEQGVRPRDLRAIYEALPLSPGMSDLLQFVAKQGSCFEVILISDANTFGVESALRAAGHHGLFRRILSNPSGPDARGLLALRPFHTHSCARCPANMCKHKVLSDYLRERAHDGVHFERLFYVGDGANDFCPMGLLAGGDVAFPRRGYPMHRLIQEAQKAEPSAFRAGVVPWETATDVRLHLQQVLKTC from the exons ATGAGTGGGTGTTTTCCAGTTGCTGGCCTCCGATGCCTGTCTAGG GTATGTCGCAGCCTGGCTCGGGAAGCTCCTACCTCCCCAGGCCCCACTGCTTCTCTTGGTGCCCACTTCCTTCGGACTCTGGCAGAAACCCCACCCGCTGATGTGTTCCTCCCAGGGAATTG GTCTTGGATGTGCCAGCGCCTCTGGCCGTGGCCCGCTAACCAGCCTCTCCCCGGCCGGCTCGCGCCGCGCCCCCTCTCGcttgctccctcctcctcctcctcctgctcctctcccccctgCTCCCAGGACGGCAGGATGGCGGCGCAGGGCGCGCCGCGCTTCCTCCTGACTTTCGACTTCGACGAGACGATCGTGGACGAAAACAGCGACGACTCGATCGTGCGCGCCGCGCCGGGCCAGCGGCTGCCCGAGAGCCTGCGAGCCACCTACCGCGAGGGCTTCTACAACGAGTACATGCAGCGCGTCTTCCAGTACCTGGGCGAGCAGGGCGTGCGGCCGCGGGACCTGCGCGCCATCTACGAGGCCCTGCCCCTGTCGCCCGGCATGAGCGACCTGCTGCAGTTTGTGGCCAAGCAGGGCTCCTGCTTCGAGGTCATTCTCATCTCGGATGCCAACACCTTCGGCGTGGAGAGCGCGCTGCGCGCCGCCGGCCACCACGGCCTGTTCCGCCGCATCCTCAGCAACCCATCGGGGCCCGACGCGCGGGGGCTGCTGGCGCTGCGGCCCTTCCACACGCACAGCTGCGCGCGCTGCCCCGCCAACATGTGCAAGCACAAGGTGCTCAGCGACTACCTGCGCGAGCGGGCCCACGACGGCGTGCACTTCGAGCGCCTCTTCTACGTGGGCGACGGCGCCAACGACTTCTGCCCCATGGGGCTGCTGGCGGGCGGCGACGTGGCCTTCCCGCGCCGCGGCTACCCCATGCACCGCCTGATCCAAGAGGCGCAGAAGGCCGAGCCCAGCGCCTTCCGCGCCGGCGTGGTGCCCTGGGAGACGGCCACCGACGTGCGCCTCCACCTCCAACAGGTGCTGAAGACGTGCTGA
- the GNGT2 gene encoding guanine nucleotide-binding protein G(I)/G(S)/G(O) subunit gamma-T2 isoform X1, whose protein sequence is METSRAGGRRVLSNSGTQPAREESAQTPGRHSQRPPEKRSQASEGLCVRETWGPCPVPDGGVPGGRMAQELSEKDLLKMNVEQLKKEVKNTRVPISKTGKEIKDFVEAEAGNDPLLKGVPEDKNPFKEKGGCVIS, encoded by the exons ATGGAGACCAGTCGTGCTGGGGGCCGTAGGGTGTTGAGCAACAGTGGAACACAGCCAGCACGAGAGGAGTCGGCTCAGACACCGGGAAGACACAGCCAGAGGCCCCCTGAGAAGCGTTCCCAAGCCTCTGAAGGCTTATGTGTGAGGGAGACCTGGGGCCCATGCCCTGTGCCTGATGGAG GTGTCCCGGGGGGCAGGATGGCCCAGGAGCTCAGCGAGAAGGACCTGTTGAAGATGAACGTTGAACAGCTCAAGAAGGAAGTGAAGAACACAAGAGTTCCG ATTTCCAAGACGGGAAAGGAAATCAAGGATTTTGTGGAGGCTGAAGCAGGAAATGACCCCCTTCTCAAAGGCGTCCCCGAGGACAAGAATCCCTTCAAGGAGAAAGGCGGTTGTGTGATAAGCTGA
- the PHOSPHO1 gene encoding phosphoethanolamine/phosphocholine phosphatase isoform X2: MRVAETGAKDALLGSGGGWSSEARRPAQFAERSWMCQRLWPWPANQPLPGRLAPRPLSLAPSSSSSCSSPPCSQDGRMAAQGAPRFLLTFDFDETIVDENSDDSIVRAAPGQRLPESLRATYREGFYNEYMQRVFQYLGEQGVRPRDLRAIYEALPLSPGMSDLLQFVAKQGSCFEVILISDANTFGVESALRAAGHHGLFRRILSNPSGPDARGLLALRPFHTHSCARCPANMCKHKVLSDYLRERAHDGVHFERLFYVGDGANDFCPMGLLAGGDVAFPRRGYPMHRLIQEAQKAEPSAFRAGVVPWETATDVRLHLQQVLKTC; the protein is encoded by the exons ATGAGAGTAGCAGAGACAGGTGCCAAGGACGCCCTCCTGGGGTCCGGAGGAGGATGGTCTTCTGAGGCCAGACGCCCCGCACAGTTCGCAGAGAG GTCTTGGATGTGCCAGCGCCTCTGGCCGTGGCCCGCTAACCAGCCTCTCCCCGGCCGGCTCGCGCCGCGCCCCCTCTCGcttgctccctcctcctcctcctcctgctcctctcccccctgCTCCCAGGACGGCAGGATGGCGGCGCAGGGCGCGCCGCGCTTCCTCCTGACTTTCGACTTCGACGAGACGATCGTGGACGAAAACAGCGACGACTCGATCGTGCGCGCCGCGCCGGGCCAGCGGCTGCCCGAGAGCCTGCGAGCCACCTACCGCGAGGGCTTCTACAACGAGTACATGCAGCGCGTCTTCCAGTACCTGGGCGAGCAGGGCGTGCGGCCGCGGGACCTGCGCGCCATCTACGAGGCCCTGCCCCTGTCGCCCGGCATGAGCGACCTGCTGCAGTTTGTGGCCAAGCAGGGCTCCTGCTTCGAGGTCATTCTCATCTCGGATGCCAACACCTTCGGCGTGGAGAGCGCGCTGCGCGCCGCCGGCCACCACGGCCTGTTCCGCCGCATCCTCAGCAACCCATCGGGGCCCGACGCGCGGGGGCTGCTGGCGCTGCGGCCCTTCCACACGCACAGCTGCGCGCGCTGCCCCGCCAACATGTGCAAGCACAAGGTGCTCAGCGACTACCTGCGCGAGCGGGCCCACGACGGCGTGCACTTCGAGCGCCTCTTCTACGTGGGCGACGGCGCCAACGACTTCTGCCCCATGGGGCTGCTGGCGGGCGGCGACGTGGCCTTCCCGCGCCGCGGCTACCCCATGCACCGCCTGATCCAAGAGGCGCAGAAGGCCGAGCCCAGCGCCTTCCGCGCCGGCGTGGTGCCCTGGGAGACGGCCACCGACGTGCGCCTCCACCTCCAACAGGTGCTGAAGACGTGCTGA
- the ABI3 gene encoding ABI gene family member 3 isoform X2, giving the protein MAELQQLQELEIPTGREALRGNHSALLRVADYCVDNYVQATDKRRALEETMAFTTQALASVAYQVGNLAGHTLRMLDLQAASLRQVEARVNTLGQMVSMHMEKVARREIGTLATVQRLPPGQKVIAPDSLPPLTPYYRRPLNFGCLDDIGHGIKDLSTQLSRTGTLSRKSIKAPATPASATLGRPPRIPEPVQLPVVPDGKLSTASSASSLASAGAEGVGGVSATKGQAAPPPPPLPNPVAPPPPPATTEVFLPPPPLEEVSLPLLAPELPLDLPPPPPLDVHELGLPHLPPPGFGPEEPSWVPAAYLEKVVTLYPYTRQKDNELSFSKGTVICITRRYSDGWCEGVSSEGTGFFPGNYVEPSC; this is encoded by the exons ATGGCCGAGCTACAGCAACTGCAGGAACTTGAGATCCCCACGGGCCGGGAGGCCCTGCGGGGCAACCACAGCGCCCTGCTGCGTGTCGCCGATTACTGCGTGGACAACTACGTGCAG GCCACAGACAAGCGGAGGGCGCTGGAGGAGACCATGGCCTTCACCACCCAGGCTCTGGCCAGTGTGGCCTATCAAGTAGGCAACCTGGCCGGACACACTCTACGGATGCTGGACCTACAGGCGGCCTCCCTGCGGCAGGTCGAAGCCCGTGTGAACACGCTGGGCCAG ATGGTGAGTATGCATATGGAGAAGGTGGCCCGAAGGGAGATCGGCACGTTAGCCACTGTCCAGCGGCTGCCCCCTGGCCAGAAAGTCATCGCCCCCGacagcctccctcccctcacgCCCTACTACCGGAGACCTCTCAACTTTGGCTGCCTGGATGACATTGGCCATGGGATCAAG gatCTGAGCACGCAGCTGTCGCGGACGGGGACCCTCTCTCGAAAGAGCATCAAGGCGCCTGCGACGCCCGCCTCCGCCACCCTGGG GAGGCCACCGCGGATCCCGGAGCCGGTGCAGCTCCCGGTGGTGCCCGACGGCAAGCTCTCCACCGCCTCGTCTGCCTCTTCCCTGGCCTCTGCAGG CGCCGAAGGTGTGGGTGGGGTGTCCGCGACCAAGGGGCaggcagcacccccacccccacctctcccgAACCCCGTGGCTCCACCTCCTCCACCGGCCACCACCGAAGTCTTCCTGCCGCCCCCTCCGCTGGAGGAAGTGTCCCTGCCCCTGCTGG CACCAGAGCTGCCCCTggacctgccccctcctccacccctggACGTCCATGAGCTGGGATTGCCACATCTGCCCCCACCAGGCTTCGGGCCAGAGGAGCCTAGCTGGGTCCCTGCTGCATACCTGGAGAAAG TGGTGACGCTGTACCCATACACCCGCCAGAAGGACAACGAACTCTCCTTCTCTAAGGGCACCGTCATCTGCATCACACGCCGCTACTCCGATGGCTGGTGTGAGGGCGTCAGCTCGGAGGGGACTGGATTCTTCCCAGGGAACTACGTGGAGCCCAGCTGCTGA
- the GNGT2 gene encoding guanine nucleotide-binding protein G(I)/G(S)/G(O) subunit gamma-T2 isoform X3 — MAQELSEKDLLKMNVEQLKKEVKNTRVPISKTGKEIKDFVEAEAGNDPLLKGVPEDKNPFKEKGGCVIS, encoded by the exons ATGGCCCAGGAGCTCAGCGAGAAGGACCTGTTGAAGATGAACGTTGAACAGCTCAAGAAGGAAGTGAAGAACACAAGAGTTCCG ATTTCCAAGACGGGAAAGGAAATCAAGGATTTTGTGGAGGCTGAAGCAGGAAATGACCCCCTTCTCAAAGGCGTCCCCGAGGACAAGAATCCCTTCAAGGAGAAAGGCGGTTGTGTGATAAGCTGA
- the PHOSPHO1 gene encoding phosphoethanolamine/phosphocholine phosphatase isoform X4, producing the protein MSGCFPVAGLRCLSRDGRMAAQGAPRFLLTFDFDETIVDENSDDSIVRAAPGQRLPESLRATYREGFYNEYMQRVFQYLGEQGVRPRDLRAIYEALPLSPGMSDLLQFVAKQGSCFEVILISDANTFGVESALRAAGHHGLFRRILSNPSGPDARGLLALRPFHTHSCARCPANMCKHKVLSDYLRERAHDGVHFERLFYVGDGANDFCPMGLLAGGDVAFPRRGYPMHRLIQEAQKAEPSAFRAGVVPWETATDVRLHLQQVLKTC; encoded by the exons ATGAGTGGGTGTTTTCCAGTTGCTGGCCTCCGATGCCTGTCTAGG GACGGCAGGATGGCGGCGCAGGGCGCGCCGCGCTTCCTCCTGACTTTCGACTTCGACGAGACGATCGTGGACGAAAACAGCGACGACTCGATCGTGCGCGCCGCGCCGGGCCAGCGGCTGCCCGAGAGCCTGCGAGCCACCTACCGCGAGGGCTTCTACAACGAGTACATGCAGCGCGTCTTCCAGTACCTGGGCGAGCAGGGCGTGCGGCCGCGGGACCTGCGCGCCATCTACGAGGCCCTGCCCCTGTCGCCCGGCATGAGCGACCTGCTGCAGTTTGTGGCCAAGCAGGGCTCCTGCTTCGAGGTCATTCTCATCTCGGATGCCAACACCTTCGGCGTGGAGAGCGCGCTGCGCGCCGCCGGCCACCACGGCCTGTTCCGCCGCATCCTCAGCAACCCATCGGGGCCCGACGCGCGGGGGCTGCTGGCGCTGCGGCCCTTCCACACGCACAGCTGCGCGCGCTGCCCCGCCAACATGTGCAAGCACAAGGTGCTCAGCGACTACCTGCGCGAGCGGGCCCACGACGGCGTGCACTTCGAGCGCCTCTTCTACGTGGGCGACGGCGCCAACGACTTCTGCCCCATGGGGCTGCTGGCGGGCGGCGACGTGGCCTTCCCGCGCCGCGGCTACCCCATGCACCGCCTGATCCAAGAGGCGCAGAAGGCCGAGCCCAGCGCCTTCCGCGCCGGCGTGGTGCCCTGGGAGACGGCCACCGACGTGCGCCTCCACCTCCAACAGGTGCTGAAGACGTGCTGA
- the PHOSPHO1 gene encoding phosphoethanolamine/phosphocholine phosphatase isoform X3: MCQRLWPWPANQPLPGRLAPRPLSLAPSSSSSCSSPPCSQDGRMAAQGAPRFLLTFDFDETIVDENSDDSIVRAAPGQRLPESLRATYREGFYNEYMQRVFQYLGEQGVRPRDLRAIYEALPLSPGMSDLLQFVAKQGSCFEVILISDANTFGVESALRAAGHHGLFRRILSNPSGPDARGLLALRPFHTHSCARCPANMCKHKVLSDYLRERAHDGVHFERLFYVGDGANDFCPMGLLAGGDVAFPRRGYPMHRLIQEAQKAEPSAFRAGVVPWETATDVRLHLQQVLKTC, from the coding sequence ATGTGCCAGCGCCTCTGGCCGTGGCCCGCTAACCAGCCTCTCCCCGGCCGGCTCGCGCCGCGCCCCCTCTCGcttgctccctcctcctcctcctcctgctcctctcccccctgCTCCCAGGACGGCAGGATGGCGGCGCAGGGCGCGCCGCGCTTCCTCCTGACTTTCGACTTCGACGAGACGATCGTGGACGAAAACAGCGACGACTCGATCGTGCGCGCCGCGCCGGGCCAGCGGCTGCCCGAGAGCCTGCGAGCCACCTACCGCGAGGGCTTCTACAACGAGTACATGCAGCGCGTCTTCCAGTACCTGGGCGAGCAGGGCGTGCGGCCGCGGGACCTGCGCGCCATCTACGAGGCCCTGCCCCTGTCGCCCGGCATGAGCGACCTGCTGCAGTTTGTGGCCAAGCAGGGCTCCTGCTTCGAGGTCATTCTCATCTCGGATGCCAACACCTTCGGCGTGGAGAGCGCGCTGCGCGCCGCCGGCCACCACGGCCTGTTCCGCCGCATCCTCAGCAACCCATCGGGGCCCGACGCGCGGGGGCTGCTGGCGCTGCGGCCCTTCCACACGCACAGCTGCGCGCGCTGCCCCGCCAACATGTGCAAGCACAAGGTGCTCAGCGACTACCTGCGCGAGCGGGCCCACGACGGCGTGCACTTCGAGCGCCTCTTCTACGTGGGCGACGGCGCCAACGACTTCTGCCCCATGGGGCTGCTGGCGGGCGGCGACGTGGCCTTCCCGCGCCGCGGCTACCCCATGCACCGCCTGATCCAAGAGGCGCAGAAGGCCGAGCCCAGCGCCTTCCGCGCCGGCGTGGTGCCCTGGGAGACGGCCACCGACGTGCGCCTCCACCTCCAACAGGTGCTGAAGACGTGCTGA
- the ABI3 gene encoding ABI gene family member 3 isoform X1: MAELQQLQELEIPTGREALRGNHSALLRVADYCVDNYVQATDKRRALEETMAFTTQALASVAYQVGNLAGHTLRMLDLQAASLRQVEARVNTLGQMVSMHMEKVARREIGTLATVQRLPPGQKVIAPDSLPPLTPYYRRPLNFGCLDDIGHGIKDLSTQLSRTGTLSRKSIKAPATPASATLGRPPRIPEPVQLPVVPDGKLSTASSASSLASAGSAEGVGGVSATKGQAAPPPPPLPNPVAPPPPPATTEVFLPPPPLEEVSLPLLAPELPLDLPPPPPLDVHELGLPHLPPPGFGPEEPSWVPAAYLEKVVTLYPYTRQKDNELSFSKGTVICITRRYSDGWCEGVSSEGTGFFPGNYVEPSC; this comes from the exons ATGGCCGAGCTACAGCAACTGCAGGAACTTGAGATCCCCACGGGCCGGGAGGCCCTGCGGGGCAACCACAGCGCCCTGCTGCGTGTCGCCGATTACTGCGTGGACAACTACGTGCAG GCCACAGACAAGCGGAGGGCGCTGGAGGAGACCATGGCCTTCACCACCCAGGCTCTGGCCAGTGTGGCCTATCAAGTAGGCAACCTGGCCGGACACACTCTACGGATGCTGGACCTACAGGCGGCCTCCCTGCGGCAGGTCGAAGCCCGTGTGAACACGCTGGGCCAG ATGGTGAGTATGCATATGGAGAAGGTGGCCCGAAGGGAGATCGGCACGTTAGCCACTGTCCAGCGGCTGCCCCCTGGCCAGAAAGTCATCGCCCCCGacagcctccctcccctcacgCCCTACTACCGGAGACCTCTCAACTTTGGCTGCCTGGATGACATTGGCCATGGGATCAAG gatCTGAGCACGCAGCTGTCGCGGACGGGGACCCTCTCTCGAAAGAGCATCAAGGCGCCTGCGACGCCCGCCTCCGCCACCCTGGG GAGGCCACCGCGGATCCCGGAGCCGGTGCAGCTCCCGGTGGTGCCCGACGGCAAGCTCTCCACCGCCTCGTCTGCCTCTTCCCTGGCCTCTGCAGG CAGCGCCGAAGGTGTGGGTGGGGTGTCCGCGACCAAGGGGCaggcagcacccccacccccacctctcccgAACCCCGTGGCTCCACCTCCTCCACCGGCCACCACCGAAGTCTTCCTGCCGCCCCCTCCGCTGGAGGAAGTGTCCCTGCCCCTGCTGG CACCAGAGCTGCCCCTggacctgccccctcctccacccctggACGTCCATGAGCTGGGATTGCCACATCTGCCCCCACCAGGCTTCGGGCCAGAGGAGCCTAGCTGGGTCCCTGCTGCATACCTGGAGAAAG TGGTGACGCTGTACCCATACACCCGCCAGAAGGACAACGAACTCTCCTTCTCTAAGGGCACCGTCATCTGCATCACACGCCGCTACTCCGATGGCTGGTGTGAGGGCGTCAGCTCGGAGGGGACTGGATTCTTCCCAGGGAACTACGTGGAGCCCAGCTGCTGA